The following proteins come from a genomic window of Dromaius novaehollandiae isolate bDroNov1 chromosome 19, bDroNov1.hap1, whole genome shotgun sequence:
- the KIF12 gene encoding kinesin-like protein KIF12 isoform X3, whose amino-acid sequence MEPEGERGREPQLAARTKTLPRALQKPSPGEEQEGPVAGRDTRLRVVVRVRPLTCTETRRGDRRVVRSLGDSTVHVSAARHDATFGFSAVFDSGASQEAVFEGSGMRQLLELAIDGFACTVFAFGQTGSGKTYTLMGPLAQSEAQPAAPCLLGLMQRSFAHLLEQSRGAGLALSASYVEIYNEQVRDLLSPGPPCTLPLRWSKSRGFYVENQLSVDFESLEAIANLLLEGSRRRRSSAHALNRHSSRSHALLTVHVCSRAPSTRPSKQGTLCFVDLAGSERVKDTGSAGELSVEANNINRSLLALGHCISLLAKPRGKWTHIPYRDSKLTRLLARSLGGTGVTLMVACISPSSRCLSETLSTLHYASRARRVTTRPVANRVSREKLLQTLEEEIQALQLENLSLRQQLGLPRLPARGTEATPGLPVRAGAGPGWGGRSSRAGPRQSPLAGQHSAAVGEGSVARALQRAPAWPSLYGLLRDFVVENEQLRHGGSPALPGTCRSHKLRAETQGSGGAALGGSWSPPAVQDPVSEDLSKGWGCLCQGGSGSACKGQEGSCQGVPGPMPCAAHAQSRNPTGNTGTLIPGAGQGLEGCQRLPASCPAPSLLSRPPWPAPDLLGDVPASPSHRATHSSWSARAPRASLGPPTALLQSNATPASGSRAPLRKPPPASGCPCCPGCPQRCPEPAGAITSQVLPGPPRLQPVPAEGGASVLPPSQEDAALPCSRQLPGHPQPRQAKRRSQRRTRSSSQQHLLPRESRDQRGPERRTSPEGKVIPSAPPWPGLPEPRGHQPCLLLAGSRRSSPRPAVGRGPGLAGGADLTSPSPTGASASAAV is encoded by the exons ATGGAGCCGGAGGGGGAGCGGGGACGGGAGCCTCAGCTGGCTGCGAGGACCAAAACGCTGCCCCGGGCCCTGCAGAAACC GAGCCCAGGAGAGGAGCAAGAAGGCCCCGTGGCAGGGAGAGACACGCGCCTGAGAGTGGTGGTGAG GGTCCGGCCACTGACCTGCACAGAGACGCGCCGAGGGGACCGGCGGGTTGTGCGCAGCCTCGGCGACAGCACCGTCCAC GTGAGCGCGGCCAGGCACGATGCCACCTTCGGCTTCAGCGCCGTGTTCGACTCCGGTGCCTCCCAGGAAGCCGTGTTCGAAGGCAGCGGGATGAGACAACTCCTGGAGCTGGCGATAGACGG CTTCGCCTGCACCGTCTTTGCCTTCGGACAGACTGGCTCGGGGAAGACCTACACCCTCATGGGGCCTCTCGCGCAG AGTGAGGCCCAGCCGGCAGCTCCCTGTCTCCTGGGGTTGATGCAAAGGTCCTTTGCGCATCTCCTGGAGCAGAGCCGGGGCGCTGGCCTGgctctcagtgcctcctacgtggAGATCTACAACGAGCAG gtCAGGGACCTGCTGAGCCCGGGGCCGCCTTGCACCCTGCCCCTGCGGTGGAGCAAATCCAGGGGCTTCTACGTAGAGAACCAGCTCAGCGTGGACTTCGAGAGCCTGGAGGCCATCGCCAACCTGCTCCTGGAAG GTTCCCGGAGGCGCCGGAGCTCTGCGCACGCCCTCAACAGGCACTCGAGCCGCAGCCACGCTCTTTTGACCGTCCACGTCTGCAGCCGGGCT cccagcacccgcCCCAGCAAGCAGGGCACACTGTGCTTCGTGGACCTGGCCGGCAGCGAGCGGGTGAAGGACACGGGCTCCGCCGGGGAGCTCTCCGTGGAGGCCAACAACATCAACCGCAGCCTGCTGGCCCTAG GACACTGCATCTCTTTGTTGGCCAAACCGCGAGGGAAGTGGACGCACATCCCCTACCGGGACAGCAAGCTCACCCGGCTGCTGGCCCGCTCCCTGGGCGGCACGGGGGTCACGCTGATG GTCGCCTGCATCTCCCCGTCCTCGCGCTGCCTCTCGGAGACGCTGAGCACGCTGCACTACGCCAGCCGGGCCCGGAGGGTCACCACCAGGCCCGTGGCTAACAGG gtGTCCCGGGAGAAGCTGCTGCAAACCTTGGAGGAAGAAATCCAAGCGCTCCAGCTGGAAAACCTCTCCCTGCGCCAGCAGCTGGGTTTGCCCAGGCTGCCGGCAAGGGGCACAGAGGCCACCCCAGGGCTGCCCGtgagggcaggggccgggccgggctggggaggCAGGTCCAGCCGGGCAGGGCCACGTCAGTCCCCCCTTGCAGGGCAGCACTCTGCTGCGGTGGGTGAGGGCAGCgtggccagggccctgcagaGAGCCCCAGCCTGGCCCAGCCTCTACGGCCTCCTGCGGGACTTCGTGGTGGAGAACGAACAGCTCAGGCACGGCGGGTCCCCAGCCCTCCCCGGCACATGCAGGAGCCACAAGCTTAGAGCTGAGACTCAAGGATCTGGtggggcagctctggggggcagcTGGAGCCCCCCGGCCGTGCAGGACCCTGTGTCAGAGGACCTCTCCAAGGGATGGGGATGCCTGTGCCAGGGAGGCTCTGGCAGCGCGTGCAAGGGGCAGGAGGGCTCTTGCCAGGGTGTGCCTGGCCCCATGCCATGTGCTGCCCACGCCCAGAGCAGGAATCCCACAGGGAACACTGGCACCTTGATcccaggggctgggcagggctTGGAGGGCTGCCAGCGGctgcctgcctcctgccccgCGCCCTCGCTGCTCTCCAGGCCGCCCTGGCCAGCTCCGGACCTCCTCGGGGATGTCCCGGCCAGCCCATCCCACAGAGCCACTCACAGCTCCTGGAGCGCCCGTGCCCCCCGCGCCTCGCTGGGACCCCCCACGGCGCTCCTCCAGTCCAACGCGACACCCGCCTCCGGCTCCCGGGCCCCGCTGCGG AAACCGCCTCCTGCCTCCGGCTGCCCCTGCTGCCCAGGGtgcccccagcgctgccctgAGCCCGCCGGTGCCATCACGTCCCAG GTGCTGCCGGGGCCCCCCAGGCTGCAGCCAGTCCCTGCCGAGGGAGGTGCCAGCGTCCTGCCACCCAGCCAGGAGGATgcggctctgccctgctcccgtCAGCTCCCCGGGCACCCCCAGCCACGCCAGGCGAAGCG CAGGAGCCAGCGCAGGACCAGGAGCTCATCCCAGCAGCACCTGCTCCCAAGGGAAAGCCGGGAccagaggggtccggagcgcaggACCAGTCCCGAGGGAAAGGTCATCCCTTCGGCCCCTCCGTGGCCAGGGCTGCCAGAGCCAAGAG GCCACCAACCCTGCCTGCTCCTGGCGGGCAGCCGCCGGAGCTCTCCCCGTCCTGCAGTGGGAAGAGGCCCCGGACTGGCTGGCGGAGCAGATCTGACCAGCCCCAGCCCAACTGGAGCGTCAGCCTCAGCTGCGGTGTGA
- the KIF12 gene encoding kinesin-like protein KIF12 isoform X2, with product MEPEGERGREPQLAARTKTLPRALQKPSPGEEQEGPVAGRDTRLRVVVRVRPLTCTETRRGDRRVVRSLGDSTVHVSAARHDATFGFSAVFDSGASQEAVFEGSGMRQLLELAIDGFACTVFAFGQTGSGKTYTLMGPLAQSEAQPAAPCLLGLMQRSFAHLLEQSRGAGLALSASYVEIYNEQVRDLLSPGPPCTLPLRWSKSRGFYVENQLSVDFESLEAIANLLLEGSRRRRSSAHALNRHSSRSHALLTVHVCSRAVSAHPAPGPSTRPSKQGTLCFVDLAGSERVKDTGSAGELSVEANNINRSLLALGHCISLLAKPRGKWTHIPYRDSKLTRLLARSLGGTGVTLMVACISPSSRCLSETLSTLHYASRARRVTTRPVANRVSREKLLQTLEEEIQALQLENLSLRQQLGLPRLPARGTEATPGLPVRAGAGPGWGGRSSRAGPRQSPLAGQHSAAVGEGSVARALQRAPAWPSLYGLLRDFVVENEQLRHGGSPALPGTCRSHKLRAETQGSGGAALGGSWSPPAVQDPVSEDLSKGWGCLCQGGSGSACKGQEGSCQGVPGPMPCAAHAQSRNPTGNTGTLIPGAGQGLEGCQRLPASCPAPSLLSRPPWPAPDLLGDVPASPSHRATHSSWSARAPRASLGPPTALLQSNATPASGSRAPLRKPPPASGCPCCPGCPQRCPEPAGAITSQVLPGPPRLQPVPAEGGASVLPPSQEDAALPCSRQLPGHPQPRQAKRSQRRTRSSSQQHLLPRESRDQRGPERRTSPEGKVIPSAPPWPGLPEPRGHQPCLLLAGSRRSSPRPAVGRGPGLAGGADLTSPSPTGASASAAV from the exons ATGGAGCCGGAGGGGGAGCGGGGACGGGAGCCTCAGCTGGCTGCGAGGACCAAAACGCTGCCCCGGGCCCTGCAGAAACC GAGCCCAGGAGAGGAGCAAGAAGGCCCCGTGGCAGGGAGAGACACGCGCCTGAGAGTGGTGGTGAG GGTCCGGCCACTGACCTGCACAGAGACGCGCCGAGGGGACCGGCGGGTTGTGCGCAGCCTCGGCGACAGCACCGTCCAC GTGAGCGCGGCCAGGCACGATGCCACCTTCGGCTTCAGCGCCGTGTTCGACTCCGGTGCCTCCCAGGAAGCCGTGTTCGAAGGCAGCGGGATGAGACAACTCCTGGAGCTGGCGATAGACGG CTTCGCCTGCACCGTCTTTGCCTTCGGACAGACTGGCTCGGGGAAGACCTACACCCTCATGGGGCCTCTCGCGCAG AGTGAGGCCCAGCCGGCAGCTCCCTGTCTCCTGGGGTTGATGCAAAGGTCCTTTGCGCATCTCCTGGAGCAGAGCCGGGGCGCTGGCCTGgctctcagtgcctcctacgtggAGATCTACAACGAGCAG gtCAGGGACCTGCTGAGCCCGGGGCCGCCTTGCACCCTGCCCCTGCGGTGGAGCAAATCCAGGGGCTTCTACGTAGAGAACCAGCTCAGCGTGGACTTCGAGAGCCTGGAGGCCATCGCCAACCTGCTCCTGGAAG GTTCCCGGAGGCGCCGGAGCTCTGCGCACGCCCTCAACAGGCACTCGAGCCGCAGCCACGCTCTTTTGACCGTCCACGTCTGCAGCCGGGCTGTGAGCGCGCATCCCGCTCCAGGC cccagcacccgcCCCAGCAAGCAGGGCACACTGTGCTTCGTGGACCTGGCCGGCAGCGAGCGGGTGAAGGACACGGGCTCCGCCGGGGAGCTCTCCGTGGAGGCCAACAACATCAACCGCAGCCTGCTGGCCCTAG GACACTGCATCTCTTTGTTGGCCAAACCGCGAGGGAAGTGGACGCACATCCCCTACCGGGACAGCAAGCTCACCCGGCTGCTGGCCCGCTCCCTGGGCGGCACGGGGGTCACGCTGATG GTCGCCTGCATCTCCCCGTCCTCGCGCTGCCTCTCGGAGACGCTGAGCACGCTGCACTACGCCAGCCGGGCCCGGAGGGTCACCACCAGGCCCGTGGCTAACAGG gtGTCCCGGGAGAAGCTGCTGCAAACCTTGGAGGAAGAAATCCAAGCGCTCCAGCTGGAAAACCTCTCCCTGCGCCAGCAGCTGGGTTTGCCCAGGCTGCCGGCAAGGGGCACAGAGGCCACCCCAGGGCTGCCCGtgagggcaggggccgggccgggctggggaggCAGGTCCAGCCGGGCAGGGCCACGTCAGTCCCCCCTTGCAGGGCAGCACTCTGCTGCGGTGGGTGAGGGCAGCgtggccagggccctgcagaGAGCCCCAGCCTGGCCCAGCCTCTACGGCCTCCTGCGGGACTTCGTGGTGGAGAACGAACAGCTCAGGCACGGCGGGTCCCCAGCCCTCCCCGGCACATGCAGGAGCCACAAGCTTAGAGCTGAGACTCAAGGATCTGGtggggcagctctggggggcagcTGGAGCCCCCCGGCCGTGCAGGACCCTGTGTCAGAGGACCTCTCCAAGGGATGGGGATGCCTGTGCCAGGGAGGCTCTGGCAGCGCGTGCAAGGGGCAGGAGGGCTCTTGCCAGGGTGTGCCTGGCCCCATGCCATGTGCTGCCCACGCCCAGAGCAGGAATCCCACAGGGAACACTGGCACCTTGATcccaggggctgggcagggctTGGAGGGCTGCCAGCGGctgcctgcctcctgccccgCGCCCTCGCTGCTCTCCAGGCCGCCCTGGCCAGCTCCGGACCTCCTCGGGGATGTCCCGGCCAGCCCATCCCACAGAGCCACTCACAGCTCCTGGAGCGCCCGTGCCCCCCGCGCCTCGCTGGGACCCCCCACGGCGCTCCTCCAGTCCAACGCGACACCCGCCTCCGGCTCCCGGGCCCCGCTGCGG AAACCGCCTCCTGCCTCCGGCTGCCCCTGCTGCCCAGGGtgcccccagcgctgccctgAGCCCGCCGGTGCCATCACGTCCCAG GTGCTGCCGGGGCCCCCCAGGCTGCAGCCAGTCCCTGCCGAGGGAGGTGCCAGCGTCCTGCCACCCAGCCAGGAGGATgcggctctgccctgctcccgtCAGCTCCCCGGGCACCCCCAGCCACGCCAGGCGAAGCG GAGCCAGCGCAGGACCAGGAGCTCATCCCAGCAGCACCTGCTCCCAAGGGAAAGCCGGGAccagaggggtccggagcgcaggACCAGTCCCGAGGGAAAGGTCATCCCTTCGGCCCCTCCGTGGCCAGGGCTGCCAGAGCCAAGAG GCCACCAACCCTGCCTGCTCCTGGCGGGCAGCCGCCGGAGCTCTCCCCGTCCTGCAGTGGGAAGAGGCCCCGGACTGGCTGGCGGAGCAGATCTGACCAGCCCCAGCCCAACTGGAGCGTCAGCCTCAGCTGCGGTGTGA
- the KIF12 gene encoding kinesin-like protein KIF12 isoform X6 yields the protein MEPEGERGREPQLAARTKTLPRALQKPSPGEEQEGPVAGRDTRLRVVVRVRPLTCTETRRGDRRVVRSLGDSTVHVSAARHDATFGFSAVFDSGASQEAVFEGSGMRQLLELAIDGFACTVFAFGQTGSGKTYTLMGPLAQSEAQPAAPCLLGLMQRSFAHLLEQSRGAGLALSASYVEIYNEQVRDLLSPGPPCTLPLRWSKSRGFYVENQLSVDFESLEAIANLLLEGSRRRRSSAHALNRHSSRSHALLTVHVCSRAPSTRPSKQGTLCFVDLAGSERVKDTGSAGELSVEANNINRSLLALGHCISLLAKPRGKWTHIPYRDSKLTRLLARSLGGTGVTLMVACISPSSRCLSETLSTLHYASRARRVTTRPVANRVSREKLLQTLEEEIQALQLENLSLRQQLGLPRLPARGTEATPGLPVRAGAGPGWGGRSSRAGPRQSPLAGQHSAAVGEGSVARALQRAPAWPSLYGLLRDFVVENEQLRHGGSPALPGTCRSHKLRAETQGSGGAALGGSWSPPAVQDPVSEDLSKGWGCLCQGGSGSACKGQEGSCQGVPGPMPCAAHAQSRNPTGNTGTLIPGAGQGLEGCQRLPASCPAPSLLSRPPWPAPDLLGDVPASPSHRATHSSWSARAPRASLGPPTALLQSNATPASGSRAPLRKPPPASGCPCCPGCPQRCPEPAGAITSQVLPGPPRLQPVPAEGGASVLPPSQEDAALPCSRQLPGHPQPRQAKRSQRRTRSSSQQHLLPRESRDQRGPERRTSPEGKVIPSAPPWPGLPEPRAAGALPVLQWEEAPDWLAEQI from the exons ATGGAGCCGGAGGGGGAGCGGGGACGGGAGCCTCAGCTGGCTGCGAGGACCAAAACGCTGCCCCGGGCCCTGCAGAAACC GAGCCCAGGAGAGGAGCAAGAAGGCCCCGTGGCAGGGAGAGACACGCGCCTGAGAGTGGTGGTGAG GGTCCGGCCACTGACCTGCACAGAGACGCGCCGAGGGGACCGGCGGGTTGTGCGCAGCCTCGGCGACAGCACCGTCCAC GTGAGCGCGGCCAGGCACGATGCCACCTTCGGCTTCAGCGCCGTGTTCGACTCCGGTGCCTCCCAGGAAGCCGTGTTCGAAGGCAGCGGGATGAGACAACTCCTGGAGCTGGCGATAGACGG CTTCGCCTGCACCGTCTTTGCCTTCGGACAGACTGGCTCGGGGAAGACCTACACCCTCATGGGGCCTCTCGCGCAG AGTGAGGCCCAGCCGGCAGCTCCCTGTCTCCTGGGGTTGATGCAAAGGTCCTTTGCGCATCTCCTGGAGCAGAGCCGGGGCGCTGGCCTGgctctcagtgcctcctacgtggAGATCTACAACGAGCAG gtCAGGGACCTGCTGAGCCCGGGGCCGCCTTGCACCCTGCCCCTGCGGTGGAGCAAATCCAGGGGCTTCTACGTAGAGAACCAGCTCAGCGTGGACTTCGAGAGCCTGGAGGCCATCGCCAACCTGCTCCTGGAAG GTTCCCGGAGGCGCCGGAGCTCTGCGCACGCCCTCAACAGGCACTCGAGCCGCAGCCACGCTCTTTTGACCGTCCACGTCTGCAGCCGGGCT cccagcacccgcCCCAGCAAGCAGGGCACACTGTGCTTCGTGGACCTGGCCGGCAGCGAGCGGGTGAAGGACACGGGCTCCGCCGGGGAGCTCTCCGTGGAGGCCAACAACATCAACCGCAGCCTGCTGGCCCTAG GACACTGCATCTCTTTGTTGGCCAAACCGCGAGGGAAGTGGACGCACATCCCCTACCGGGACAGCAAGCTCACCCGGCTGCTGGCCCGCTCCCTGGGCGGCACGGGGGTCACGCTGATG GTCGCCTGCATCTCCCCGTCCTCGCGCTGCCTCTCGGAGACGCTGAGCACGCTGCACTACGCCAGCCGGGCCCGGAGGGTCACCACCAGGCCCGTGGCTAACAGG gtGTCCCGGGAGAAGCTGCTGCAAACCTTGGAGGAAGAAATCCAAGCGCTCCAGCTGGAAAACCTCTCCCTGCGCCAGCAGCTGGGTTTGCCCAGGCTGCCGGCAAGGGGCACAGAGGCCACCCCAGGGCTGCCCGtgagggcaggggccgggccgggctggggaggCAGGTCCAGCCGGGCAGGGCCACGTCAGTCCCCCCTTGCAGGGCAGCACTCTGCTGCGGTGGGTGAGGGCAGCgtggccagggccctgcagaGAGCCCCAGCCTGGCCCAGCCTCTACGGCCTCCTGCGGGACTTCGTGGTGGAGAACGAACAGCTCAGGCACGGCGGGTCCCCAGCCCTCCCCGGCACATGCAGGAGCCACAAGCTTAGAGCTGAGACTCAAGGATCTGGtggggcagctctggggggcagcTGGAGCCCCCCGGCCGTGCAGGACCCTGTGTCAGAGGACCTCTCCAAGGGATGGGGATGCCTGTGCCAGGGAGGCTCTGGCAGCGCGTGCAAGGGGCAGGAGGGCTCTTGCCAGGGTGTGCCTGGCCCCATGCCATGTGCTGCCCACGCCCAGAGCAGGAATCCCACAGGGAACACTGGCACCTTGATcccaggggctgggcagggctTGGAGGGCTGCCAGCGGctgcctgcctcctgccccgCGCCCTCGCTGCTCTCCAGGCCGCCCTGGCCAGCTCCGGACCTCCTCGGGGATGTCCCGGCCAGCCCATCCCACAGAGCCACTCACAGCTCCTGGAGCGCCCGTGCCCCCCGCGCCTCGCTGGGACCCCCCACGGCGCTCCTCCAGTCCAACGCGACACCCGCCTCCGGCTCCCGGGCCCCGCTGCGG AAACCGCCTCCTGCCTCCGGCTGCCCCTGCTGCCCAGGGtgcccccagcgctgccctgAGCCCGCCGGTGCCATCACGTCCCAG GTGCTGCCGGGGCCCCCCAGGCTGCAGCCAGTCCCTGCCGAGGGAGGTGCCAGCGTCCTGCCACCCAGCCAGGAGGATgcggctctgccctgctcccgtCAGCTCCCCGGGCACCCCCAGCCACGCCAGGCGAAGCG GAGCCAGCGCAGGACCAGGAGCTCATCCCAGCAGCACCTGCTCCCAAGGGAAAGCCGGGAccagaggggtccggagcgcaggACCAGTCCCGAGGGAAAGGTCATCCCTTCGGCCCCTCCGTGGCCAGGGCTGCCAGAGCCAAGAG CCGCCGGAGCTCTCCCCGTCCTGCAGTGGGAAGAGGCCCCGGACTGGCTGGCGGAGCAGATCTGA
- the KIF12 gene encoding kinesin-like protein KIF12 isoform X1: MEPEGERGREPQLAARTKTLPRALQKPSPGEEQEGPVAGRDTRLRVVVRVRPLTCTETRRGDRRVVRSLGDSTVHVSAARHDATFGFSAVFDSGASQEAVFEGSGMRQLLELAIDGFACTVFAFGQTGSGKTYTLMGPLAQSEAQPAAPCLLGLMQRSFAHLLEQSRGAGLALSASYVEIYNEQVRDLLSPGPPCTLPLRWSKSRGFYVENQLSVDFESLEAIANLLLEGSRRRRSSAHALNRHSSRSHALLTVHVCSRAVSAHPAPGPSTRPSKQGTLCFVDLAGSERVKDTGSAGELSVEANNINRSLLALGHCISLLAKPRGKWTHIPYRDSKLTRLLARSLGGTGVTLMVACISPSSRCLSETLSTLHYASRARRVTTRPVANRVSREKLLQTLEEEIQALQLENLSLRQQLGLPRLPARGTEATPGLPVRAGAGPGWGGRSSRAGPRQSPLAGQHSAAVGEGSVARALQRAPAWPSLYGLLRDFVVENEQLRHGGSPALPGTCRSHKLRAETQGSGGAALGGSWSPPAVQDPVSEDLSKGWGCLCQGGSGSACKGQEGSCQGVPGPMPCAAHAQSRNPTGNTGTLIPGAGQGLEGCQRLPASCPAPSLLSRPPWPAPDLLGDVPASPSHRATHSSWSARAPRASLGPPTALLQSNATPASGSRAPLRKPPPASGCPCCPGCPQRCPEPAGAITSQVLPGPPRLQPVPAEGGASVLPPSQEDAALPCSRQLPGHPQPRQAKRRSQRRTRSSSQQHLLPRESRDQRGPERRTSPEGKVIPSAPPWPGLPEPRGHQPCLLLAGSRRSSPRPAVGRGPGLAGGADLTSPSPTGASASAAV; encoded by the exons ATGGAGCCGGAGGGGGAGCGGGGACGGGAGCCTCAGCTGGCTGCGAGGACCAAAACGCTGCCCCGGGCCCTGCAGAAACC GAGCCCAGGAGAGGAGCAAGAAGGCCCCGTGGCAGGGAGAGACACGCGCCTGAGAGTGGTGGTGAG GGTCCGGCCACTGACCTGCACAGAGACGCGCCGAGGGGACCGGCGGGTTGTGCGCAGCCTCGGCGACAGCACCGTCCAC GTGAGCGCGGCCAGGCACGATGCCACCTTCGGCTTCAGCGCCGTGTTCGACTCCGGTGCCTCCCAGGAAGCCGTGTTCGAAGGCAGCGGGATGAGACAACTCCTGGAGCTGGCGATAGACGG CTTCGCCTGCACCGTCTTTGCCTTCGGACAGACTGGCTCGGGGAAGACCTACACCCTCATGGGGCCTCTCGCGCAG AGTGAGGCCCAGCCGGCAGCTCCCTGTCTCCTGGGGTTGATGCAAAGGTCCTTTGCGCATCTCCTGGAGCAGAGCCGGGGCGCTGGCCTGgctctcagtgcctcctacgtggAGATCTACAACGAGCAG gtCAGGGACCTGCTGAGCCCGGGGCCGCCTTGCACCCTGCCCCTGCGGTGGAGCAAATCCAGGGGCTTCTACGTAGAGAACCAGCTCAGCGTGGACTTCGAGAGCCTGGAGGCCATCGCCAACCTGCTCCTGGAAG GTTCCCGGAGGCGCCGGAGCTCTGCGCACGCCCTCAACAGGCACTCGAGCCGCAGCCACGCTCTTTTGACCGTCCACGTCTGCAGCCGGGCTGTGAGCGCGCATCCCGCTCCAGGC cccagcacccgcCCCAGCAAGCAGGGCACACTGTGCTTCGTGGACCTGGCCGGCAGCGAGCGGGTGAAGGACACGGGCTCCGCCGGGGAGCTCTCCGTGGAGGCCAACAACATCAACCGCAGCCTGCTGGCCCTAG GACACTGCATCTCTTTGTTGGCCAAACCGCGAGGGAAGTGGACGCACATCCCCTACCGGGACAGCAAGCTCACCCGGCTGCTGGCCCGCTCCCTGGGCGGCACGGGGGTCACGCTGATG GTCGCCTGCATCTCCCCGTCCTCGCGCTGCCTCTCGGAGACGCTGAGCACGCTGCACTACGCCAGCCGGGCCCGGAGGGTCACCACCAGGCCCGTGGCTAACAGG gtGTCCCGGGAGAAGCTGCTGCAAACCTTGGAGGAAGAAATCCAAGCGCTCCAGCTGGAAAACCTCTCCCTGCGCCAGCAGCTGGGTTTGCCCAGGCTGCCGGCAAGGGGCACAGAGGCCACCCCAGGGCTGCCCGtgagggcaggggccgggccgggctggggaggCAGGTCCAGCCGGGCAGGGCCACGTCAGTCCCCCCTTGCAGGGCAGCACTCTGCTGCGGTGGGTGAGGGCAGCgtggccagggccctgcagaGAGCCCCAGCCTGGCCCAGCCTCTACGGCCTCCTGCGGGACTTCGTGGTGGAGAACGAACAGCTCAGGCACGGCGGGTCCCCAGCCCTCCCCGGCACATGCAGGAGCCACAAGCTTAGAGCTGAGACTCAAGGATCTGGtggggcagctctggggggcagcTGGAGCCCCCCGGCCGTGCAGGACCCTGTGTCAGAGGACCTCTCCAAGGGATGGGGATGCCTGTGCCAGGGAGGCTCTGGCAGCGCGTGCAAGGGGCAGGAGGGCTCTTGCCAGGGTGTGCCTGGCCCCATGCCATGTGCTGCCCACGCCCAGAGCAGGAATCCCACAGGGAACACTGGCACCTTGATcccaggggctgggcagggctTGGAGGGCTGCCAGCGGctgcctgcctcctgccccgCGCCCTCGCTGCTCTCCAGGCCGCCCTGGCCAGCTCCGGACCTCCTCGGGGATGTCCCGGCCAGCCCATCCCACAGAGCCACTCACAGCTCCTGGAGCGCCCGTGCCCCCCGCGCCTCGCTGGGACCCCCCACGGCGCTCCTCCAGTCCAACGCGACACCCGCCTCCGGCTCCCGGGCCCCGCTGCGG AAACCGCCTCCTGCCTCCGGCTGCCCCTGCTGCCCAGGGtgcccccagcgctgccctgAGCCCGCCGGTGCCATCACGTCCCAG GTGCTGCCGGGGCCCCCCAGGCTGCAGCCAGTCCCTGCCGAGGGAGGTGCCAGCGTCCTGCCACCCAGCCAGGAGGATgcggctctgccctgctcccgtCAGCTCCCCGGGCACCCCCAGCCACGCCAGGCGAAGCG CAGGAGCCAGCGCAGGACCAGGAGCTCATCCCAGCAGCACCTGCTCCCAAGGGAAAGCCGGGAccagaggggtccggagcgcaggACCAGTCCCGAGGGAAAGGTCATCCCTTCGGCCCCTCCGTGGCCAGGGCTGCCAGAGCCAAGAG GCCACCAACCCTGCCTGCTCCTGGCGGGCAGCCGCCGGAGCTCTCCCCGTCCTGCAGTGGGAAGAGGCCCCGGACTGGCTGGCGGAGCAGATCTGACCAGCCCCAGCCCAACTGGAGCGTCAGCCTCAGCTGCGGTGTGA